One genomic window of Etheostoma spectabile isolate EspeVRDwgs_2016 chromosome 5, UIUC_Espe_1.0, whole genome shotgun sequence includes the following:
- the pip5k1bb gene encoding phosphatidylinositol 4-phosphate 5-kinase type-1 beta, with translation MSTTTENGMGGPWSTSREKTYKKTTSSALKGAIQLGIGYTVGNLTSKPDRDVLMQDFYVVESVFLPSEGSNLTPAHHYPDFRFKTYAPLAFRYFRDLFGIKPDDYLYSLVNEPLIELTNPGASGSLFYLTSDDEFIIKTVQHKEAKFLQRLLPGYYMNLNQNPRTLLPKFYGLYCIQSGGINIRLVVMNNVLPRSVKMHYKYDLKGSTYKRRASRKEREKACPTYKDLDFQDMHEEGLYFDTETYNNLMKTLQRDCRVLESFKIMDYSLLLGVHVLDHSQREGGEPGQAGGDGRRPVGQRVLYSTAMESIQGDGKAAEALTTDDTMGGIPAKTHKEEKLLIFLGIIDILQSYRFIKKLEHSWKALVYDGDSVSVHRPGFYASRFLKFMSTRVFRKTQPLRFSPSKRTRTSIPALKSCSQEILSSQADERNEEDRRDRLGGACSLASLDTQAVFGSYLRPDLVPASPSFYEGSSMGTISTSSIFVSVNNQTDERDDVASSSTFTLEDSAICLTSEQSTMDVDIDRDDGSVLDVYL, from the exons ATGTCAACCACAACAGAAAATGGGATGGGAGGGCCTTGGAGCACaagcagagagaaaacatacaaaaag ACAACGTCATCAGCCTTGAAGGGGGCCATTCAGCTCGGCATTGGCTACACAGTGGGCAACCTCACCTCCAAGCCTGACAGAGATGTGCTTATGCAAGACTTCTATGTCGTGGAGAGTGTCTTTCTTCCTAG TGAGGGAAGCAACTTGACCCCAGCACATCACTATCCTGACTTTCGCTTCAAGACCTACGCCCCGCTGGCCTTTCGCTACTTCAGGGATCTGTTCGGCATCAAACCAGACGATTACCTG TACTCCCTCGTAAATGAGCCTCTAATTGAGTTGACCAACCCGGGGGCCAGCGGCTCTCTATTCTACCTAACCAGCGATGATGAGTTCATCATTAAAACCGTCCAGCACAAAGAGGCCAAGTTTCTCCAGAGATTACTACCTGGATACTATATG AACCTGAACCAGAATCCACGCACGCTGCTGCCAAAGTTCTACGGACTGTACTGCATCCAGTCTGGAGGCATCAACATCCGACTGGTGGTGATGAACAATGTGCTGCCGCGCTCTGTCAAAATGCACTACAAATACGACCTGAAGGGATCCACTTACAAGAGACGAGCAtccaggaaagagagagagaaggcctGTCCGACGTACAAAGACCTGGACTTCCAGGACATGCATGAAGAAGGGCTTTACTTTGACACAGAGACGTACAACAACCTAATGAAGACCCTGCAGAGAGACTGTCGG GTGCTGGAGAGTTTTAAGATCATGGACTACAGCCTGCTGCTAGGTGTGCACGTCCTGGACCACagccagagagaggggggtgagCCAGGCCAAGCAGGGGGCGATGGGAGGAGACCTGTTGGTCAGAGGGTGCTTTACTCCACTGCCATGGAGTCCATCCAGGGAGACGGCAAGGCTGCAGAAGCCCTCACCACTGACGACAC aATGGGTGGGATCCCtgccaaaacacacaaagaagaaAAGCTGCTCATCTTCCTGGGTATTATAGATATTCTACAGTCATACAG GTTCATAAAAAAATTGGAACACTCATGGAAAGCCCTGGTGTACGATGGT GACTCCGTCTCGGTGCACCGGCCTGGGTTTTATGCCAGCCGCTTCCTCAAGTTCATGAGCACGCGTGTCTTCAGGAAGACTCAGC CACTTCGATTCTCCCCTTCAAAGAGGACTCGTACGTCCATCCCGGCTCTGAAGTCGTGCTCACAGGAGATCCTTTCATCGCAGGCAGATGAGAGGAACGAGGAGGACAGGAGGGACAGGCTGGGAGGAGCATGCAGCCTGGCCAGTCTGGACACACAAG CTGTGTTTGGCTCATACCTGCGTCCCGATCTGGTCCCTGCCAGCCCATCCTTCTACGAGGGATCCTCAATGGGAAccatctccacctcctccatctTTGTCAGCGTAAACAACCAAACAGATGAGAG